One window of the Nicotiana tabacum cultivar K326 chromosome 4, ASM71507v2, whole genome shotgun sequence genome contains the following:
- the LOC107785655 gene encoding peroxisomal membrane protein 11-4 produces MNDTVDKLVIFLAKRDGIDKLVKTFQYVSKLVNWHVEKTYPEFATRAKQWEVASGLSRKAFRSGRFLTGFNALRRSPGTSSGFRLLAVLANSGEMVYFFFDHFLWLSRIGVMDSKYAKRMSFISAFGESVGYVFFIISDFILISRGLKAERKLLTEEEESKETEGEIKKIRMDRIMRLMAVAANIADLIIALAEIEPNPLCNHTVTLGISGLVSAWAGWYRNWPS; encoded by the coding sequence ATGAATGACACAGTTGACAAGCTAGTAATTTTCTTGGCAAAGAGAGATGGAATTGACAAACTTGTCAAGACATTCCAATACGTATCCAAGCTCGTAAATTGGCACGTCGAGAAAACTTACCCTGAATTTGCCACTAGAGCTAAGCAATGGGAAGTTGCTTCTGGCCTCAGTCGAAAAGCCTTCCGAAGTGGTCGATTCCTCACTGGATTCAATGCCCTCCGAAGGAGCCCCGGCACGTCCTCAGGTTTCAGGCTGCTAGCAGTTCTTGCCAATTCAGGAGAGATGGTCTATTTCTTCTTTGACCATTTTCTCTGGCTGTCGCGAATCGGAGTTATGGATTCTAAATATGCAAAAAGGATGAGCTTCATTTCTGCATTTGGTGAGTCTGTTGGATACGTGTTTTTCATTATCTCGGATTTTATTCTCATTTCAAGGGGCCTAAAAGCAGAAAGGAAGCTTTTGACTGAAGAGGAGGAGTCTAAGGAAACAGAAGGCGAAATCAAGAAAATTAGAATGGATAGAATTATGAGACTGATGGCTGTGGCAGCTAATATAGCTGACCTTATAATTGCTTTGGCTGAAATTGAACCAAATCCATTATGCAACCATACTGTTACTTTAGGCATTAGTGGCTTAGTTTCTGCATGGGCTGGTTGGTATAGAAACTGGCCCTCCTGA